The proteins below are encoded in one region of Asticcacaulis excentricus CB 48:
- the phoB gene encoding phosphate regulon transcriptional regulator PhoB encodes MSVKPYIIIAEDEDALSTLLQYNLEKEGYEVGVAIDGDEALMMINERQPDLLVCDWMMPKVSGIEVTRRLRAQTETRNLPIVMLTARSEETDRIRGLDTGADDYVIKPFSMVELVARIRAVLRRIRPGLSEDRVTFGEIVIDRLSHRVQRSGRDVHLGPTEYKLLDYLMQHPKRVFSREQLLDAVWGNDVYVEARTVDVHIGRLRKALNADTDYDPIRTVRSAGYSLDLQG; translated from the coding sequence ATGAGCGTAAAACCCTACATCATTATCGCCGAAGACGAAGACGCCCTGTCCACGCTTCTGCAGTATAACCTCGAAAAAGAGGGCTATGAGGTAGGGGTTGCCATTGATGGTGACGAAGCCCTCATGATGATTAATGAGCGTCAGCCGGACCTTCTGGTCTGCGACTGGATGATGCCGAAGGTGTCGGGTATCGAAGTGACGCGCCGTCTGCGTGCACAGACAGAGACCCGCAACCTGCCCATCGTCATGCTGACGGCGCGCTCGGAGGAAACCGATCGTATCCGGGGCCTTGATACGGGTGCCGACGACTATGTGATCAAACCGTTTTCGATGGTCGAACTGGTCGCACGCATCCGCGCCGTCTTGCGCCGCATCCGTCCGGGACTTTCGGAAGACCGCGTCACGTTTGGCGAAATCGTCATTGATCGCCTGTCGCACCGTGTACAACGTTCGGGCCGCGACGTGCATCTGGGGCCAACGGAATATAAGCTGCTCGACTATCTCATGCAGCATCCCAAGCGCGTCTTCAGCCGCGAACAGCTCCTTGATGCGGTGTGGGGGAATGATGTCTATGTCGAAGCCCGCACGGTCGATGTGCATATCGGTCGTTTGCGTAAGGCGCTCAATGCCGATACCGACTATGACCCGATCCGTACCGTGCGTTCCGCCGGCTATTCGTTAGATCTGCAGGGCTGA
- the phoU gene encoding phosphate signaling complex protein PhoU yields MNNHIVRTYGEELDQLSAEVMLMGGLAEAQVADAVEAVARRDVALAQSVIERDRKLDELERDVERKCIRLIALRQPMAADLRKTVAAMKIATSLERTGDLAKNIAKRSLVIAEAEPMSPLTRSIERMGKLVSSRLRDVLDAYKSGKLEMAMAVWSSDTEVDEHYNALFRELLTYMMGDPRTISACTHILFMAKNLERIGDHATNMAEHIHYEITGEDYVEDRPKMSTL; encoded by the coding sequence ATGAACAATCACATCGTCAGAACCTACGGCGAAGAACTCGACCAACTCAGCGCGGAAGTGATGCTGATGGGCGGGCTTGCCGAAGCTCAGGTCGCCGACGCGGTCGAAGCCGTGGCGCGCCGTGATGTGGCTTTGGCGCAGAGCGTCATTGAACGCGACCGCAAGCTCGATGAGCTGGAACGCGATGTTGAACGCAAGTGCATCCGTCTGATCGCTCTGCGGCAACCCATGGCGGCGGATCTGCGCAAGACGGTGGCGGCCATGAAGATTGCCACCTCGCTGGAGCGTACGGGTGATCTGGCAAAGAATATCGCCAAGCGCTCGCTGGTGATCGCCGAGGCCGAGCCTATGTCGCCGTTGACACGATCGATTGAGCGTATGGGCAAGCTGGTGTCGTCGCGCCTGCGTGATGTGCTTGATGCCTATAAGTCCGGCAAGCTCGAAATGGCCATGGCCGTCTGGTCGTCGGACACCGAGGTGGACGAGCATTATAACGCGCTGTTCCGCGAACTTCTGACCTACATGATGGGGGATCCGCGCACGATTTCGGCGTGTACTCACATTCTCTTTATGGCCAAGAATCTGGAGCGGATCGGTGATCACGCGACCAATATGGCCGAACACATCCATTACGAAATCACGGGCGAAGACTATGTCGAGGATCGCCCGAAAATGTCCACCCTATAG